In a genomic window of Physeter macrocephalus isolate SW-GA chromosome 14, ASM283717v5, whole genome shotgun sequence:
- the TP53INP2 gene encoding tumor protein p53-inducible nuclear protein 2 isoform X2: MLQRLTSLFFSSPAPPEDPDCPRAFVSEEDEVDGWLIIDLPEGPGLGPARLQSSPLEDLLIEHPSMSVYVTGSTIVLEPGPPSPHPDAALPDGDLSDGELAPARREPRALHHAAPLPARAALLEKAGQARRLQRARQRAERHALSAKVVQRQNRARESRPRRPKHQGSFVYQPCQRQFNY, from the exons ATGCTCCAGCGCCTCACCAGCCTCTTCTTCAGCTCCCCGGCGCCCCCCGAGGACCCTGACTGCCCTCGAGCCTTCGTCTCCGAGGAGGATGAAGTGGATGGCTGGCTCATTATTGACCTGCCGG AAGGGCCTGGGCTCGGGCCTGCCCGCCTCCAGAGCAGCCCCCTGGAGGACCTCCTCATCGAGCACCCCAGCATGTCCGTTTACGTGACCGGCAGCACCATAGTGCTGGAGCCTGGACCTCCTTCCCCGCACCCCGACGCCGCCCTGCCAGACGGAGACCTTAGCGACGG GGAGTTGGCGCCTGCTCGCCGTGAACCCCGGGCCCTGCACCACGCTGCCCCTCTGCCGGCGCGGGCCGCACTGCTGGAGAAGGCGGGCCAGGCGCGGCGACTGCAGCGGGCTCGGCAGCGGGCCGAGCGCCACGCTCTGAGCGCCAAGGTGGTGCAACGGCAGAACCGCGCCCGCGAGAGCCGTCCGCGCCGGCCCAAGCACCAGGGCAGCTTTGTCTACCAGCCGTGCCAGCGCCAGTTCAACTACTGA
- the TP53INP2 gene encoding tumor protein p53-inducible nuclear protein 2 isoform X1, whose product MLQRLTSLFFSSPAPPEDPDCPRAFVSEEDEVDGWLIIDLPDSFTAPPSPGAAPAPAGRPPPAPSLMDESWFVTPPACFTAEGPGLGPARLQSSPLEDLLIEHPSMSVYVTGSTIVLEPGPPSPHPDAALPDGDLSDGELAPARREPRALHHAAPLPARAALLEKAGQARRLQRARQRAERHALSAKVVQRQNRARESRPRRPKHQGSFVYQPCQRQFNY is encoded by the exons ATGCTCCAGCGCCTCACCAGCCTCTTCTTCAGCTCCCCGGCGCCCCCCGAGGACCCTGACTGCCCTCGAGCCTTCGTCTCCGAGGAGGATGAAGTGGATGGCTGGCTCATTATTGACCTGCCGG ACAGCTTCACAGCTCCACCCAGCCCCGGGGCCGCCCCGGCCCCTGCGGGCCGCCCTCCGCCTGCACCCTCCTTGATGGATGAGAGCTGGTTTGTTACCCCTCCGGCCTGTTTTACTGCAGAAGGGCCTGGGCTCGGGCCTGCCCGCCTCCAGAGCAGCCCCCTGGAGGACCTCCTCATCGAGCACCCCAGCATGTCCGTTTACGTGACCGGCAGCACCATAGTGCTGGAGCCTGGACCTCCTTCCCCGCACCCCGACGCCGCCCTGCCAGACGGAGACCTTAGCGACGG GGAGTTGGCGCCTGCTCGCCGTGAACCCCGGGCCCTGCACCACGCTGCCCCTCTGCCGGCGCGGGCCGCACTGCTGGAGAAGGCGGGCCAGGCGCGGCGACTGCAGCGGGCTCGGCAGCGGGCCGAGCGCCACGCTCTGAGCGCCAAGGTGGTGCAACGGCAGAACCGCGCCCGCGAGAGCCGTCCGCGCCGGCCCAAGCACCAGGGCAGCTTTGTCTACCAGCCGTGCCAGCGCCAGTTCAACTACTGA